A window of Desulfopila inferna contains these coding sequences:
- a CDS encoding pilus assembly FimT family protein, producing MELIIVCILSALFLSVSIPTLRNNLFTNELDSTARKIIGTVQELRNLAVRENAAYLLHFDMDENRLWYELDGTLNVFDDEPKTGFRLPESVRLSDVQPSSQDKENRDTITLWISKQGYMDQTVVHLRDQGGEVLSLFFSPFSGSARVYEEYLEVE from the coding sequence ATGGAACTGATTATTGTCTGTATTCTGTCAGCACTCTTTCTCTCGGTAAGCATTCCAACATTAAGGAACAATCTGTTCACCAATGAACTGGATTCCACGGCACGGAAAATTATCGGCACGGTTCAGGAACTACGAAATCTTGCCGTTCGGGAAAATGCAGCCTACCTTCTCCATTTCGATATGGATGAAAACAGGCTCTGGTATGAACTCGATGGCACTCTGAACGTTTTTGACGACGAGCCGAAAACAGGCTTCCGGCTGCCGGAGAGTGTCCGTTTGAGCGATGTCCAGCCCTCTTCCCAGGATAAGGAAAATCGAGACACGATTACTCTGTGGATCAGTAAACAGGGATATATGGATCAGACCGTTGTTCATTTACGTGATCAAGGCGGAGAAGTCCTTTCCCTGTTCTTTTCACCCTTTTCCGGTTCGGCGAGAGTATATGAAGAATACCTTGAAGTCGAATAA
- the gspG gene encoding type II secretion system major pseudopilin GspG, with amino-acid sequence MKHCRKPNTILRRNSAEHGFTLIELLVVLIIIGILAGYVGPKIMGRPEEAKRTKAAMQIKGLETALHLYKLDNGTYPSTEQGLQALVQAPESGRLPPKWREGGYLEKASVPKDPWSNEFVYFSPGVNADFDLSSYGPDGESGGEEENADINSWEIE; translated from the coding sequence ATGAAGCATTGCAGAAAACCCAATACCATTCTCAGAAGAAACTCAGCCGAGCACGGCTTCACCCTCATTGAGCTTTTGGTGGTCCTTATCATCATCGGAATACTTGCGGGGTATGTCGGCCCCAAAATCATGGGACGACCGGAAGAGGCCAAAAGAACGAAAGCGGCCATGCAGATAAAAGGGCTGGAGACCGCCCTGCATCTCTATAAACTTGATAATGGCACCTACCCCTCCACCGAACAGGGGCTGCAGGCCCTAGTTCAGGCACCGGAAAGCGGTAGGCTCCCTCCAAAATGGAGAGAGGGAGGATACCTGGAAAAAGCAAGTGTTCCGAAAGATCCCTGGTCCAATGAGTTTGTCTATTTTAGTCCCGGTGTCAACGCCGACTTTGATCTCAGCTCTTACGGACCGGACGGCGAGTCAGGCGGTGAAGAGGAAAACGCAGATATCAATAGCTGGGAAATTGAGTAA
- a CDS encoding type IV pilus modification PilV family protein, producing MKNTLKSNKAGEKKINSESGFTLLEVMIAVAILAITLTVLFGSQSQSLSLATEAKFNTRATFLLEEKLAELEGGILEVYDAEGDFSDYPQFSWKIEIDDAFLTESQILESLERPLKRVTLTVLWDDSPFTHSVDYYILERNAF from the coding sequence ATGAAGAATACCTTGAAGTCGAATAAGGCAGGAGAAAAAAAGATAAACTCCGAATCGGGCTTTACTTTGCTGGAGGTGATGATTGCCGTTGCCATACTGGCGATAACACTGACGGTGCTTTTCGGCTCGCAATCTCAGAGTCTGTCTTTGGCGACGGAGGCAAAGTTTAACACCAGAGCCACTTTCCTTCTGGAAGAGAAGCTTGCCGAACTGGAAGGAGGGATTCTGGAAGTGTACGATGCTGAAGGCGATTTCAGTGACTATCCTCAATTTAGCTGGAAAATTGAAATTGACGATGCCTTTCTGACGGAATCGCAGATCCTCGAGAGCCTGGAAAGGCCTCTCAAACGGGTGACGCTGACGGTCCTTTGGGATGACAGCCCCTTCACTCATAGTGTCGATTACTATATCCTGGAAAGGAATGCATTTTGA
- a CDS encoding delta-60 repeat domain-containing protein → MKDTKCRLESFFPAVLGMMLLLLPGQSMGGYILDPDFNNGGIKVDDIANGNDQANAVLLLEDGRIVVAGTSEVDPAVEVAVVRYNSNGTLDTTFASDGKATFTLGSGDDGANDLAITENGNIVVAGYLRETIGGEKKFALFRITPSGILDIDFGISGIVTLRQEEYDGEAFSVVIDSENRIVVGGVLRSEARNWAVAARFLEDGTLDTSFGDGGFRRIVTEEFNTTANFIAQNDDGSLILGGVKESDESPATAILFRLTENGDIDTAFGSNGEAVGDLGENSQFFSGVFLEDFSLVAAGFTTVDERQSITTAKFSADGKLDSSYGTNGIAVNDLGPGNAGIAHSITALDDGSLLVIGEGENGDNTDIVLVHLDATGSLMKSTVLKVSGENGDETEDPAEIDSSLSLMESELIAAREGSEPVLTDIDGGNDIGRGVVVTENGRVLVAGFTNDGADDDMALVAFTSDVPPPETPGVSDLSEMPYLIATMSPINVTRNGALSGGAIKENKEFDCESSDVEDCPLSVTARGVVFGVAPYPSVTTAEDTDDGSAIANGDGDAATSVFPAWVEEKSNNYGSVRRGQTSDGSGTGEFGSDITGITPDTFYFVRAYAVLSNDMIVYGPQKTFKTDDACFIATAAYGSLLESQVSVLRQFRDRYLKTNEAGRSFVRIYYHWSPELADFISQSSLLKFAARLVMLPLVAFSYFMVYFSLQMKIMLLLLLLAGVAYLTHPAGRKRNPGQIICLQKKTESNL, encoded by the coding sequence ATGAAGGACACAAAGTGCAGACTTGAATCTTTCTTTCCGGCGGTCCTGGGGATGATGCTTCTTTTATTGCCGGGCCAGAGCATGGGCGGCTATATACTCGACCCTGATTTTAATAATGGAGGAATCAAGGTAGACGATATCGCCAACGGCAATGACCAGGCAAACGCCGTCCTCCTCCTTGAAGACGGCAGGATTGTGGTGGCCGGTACCAGCGAGGTCGATCCTGCCGTTGAAGTGGCGGTGGTTCGCTATAACAGCAACGGCACCCTCGATACCACTTTTGCCAGTGACGGCAAGGCCACCTTTACGCTGGGCAGTGGTGATGACGGGGCCAACGATCTGGCGATTACGGAGAATGGCAATATAGTGGTTGCCGGCTACCTCAGGGAGACCATCGGAGGAGAAAAGAAATTCGCCCTGTTCCGCATCACACCCTCGGGAATTCTCGATATCGACTTCGGCATCTCCGGGATCGTTACCCTGCGGCAGGAAGAATATGACGGCGAAGCCTTTAGCGTTGTAATCGATTCGGAAAATCGCATAGTGGTCGGCGGGGTATTGCGCTCCGAGGCTCGGAACTGGGCGGTGGCTGCCAGATTTCTTGAAGATGGCACCCTCGATACCTCTTTTGGCGACGGCGGCTTTCGCCGCATAGTGACGGAGGAGTTCAATACCACGGCAAATTTTATTGCCCAGAATGATGACGGCAGCTTAATACTCGGCGGCGTCAAAGAAAGTGACGAATCACCGGCAACGGCTATTCTCTTTCGTCTCACCGAGAACGGCGACATTGATACTGCTTTCGGCAGCAATGGCGAGGCCGTCGGCGATCTTGGCGAGAATTCGCAGTTTTTTTCAGGCGTATTCCTTGAGGATTTCTCTCTTGTCGCCGCTGGATTTACCACAGTGGATGAGCGTCAAAGTATAACCACCGCCAAATTTTCCGCCGACGGTAAGCTCGACTCTTCCTACGGCACCAACGGTATAGCCGTCAATGACCTGGGTCCGGGAAATGCCGGAATTGCCCATTCCATAACCGCACTTGACGACGGTTCCCTTCTGGTTATTGGTGAAGGAGAAAACGGCGACAATACGGATATTGTCCTGGTTCATCTCGATGCCACCGGGTCTTTGATGAAAAGTACGGTTTTGAAGGTATCAGGCGAGAACGGCGACGAAACCGAAGATCCTGCAGAGATCGACAGCAGCCTCAGCCTGATGGAATCGGAACTGATCGCCGCCAGAGAGGGGAGTGAGCCTGTGCTTACCGACATCGATGGTGGAAATGATATCGGCCGTGGTGTCGTTGTTACCGAAAACGGCAGGGTGCTGGTGGCTGGCTTCACCAATGACGGTGCCGACGATGATATGGCCTTGGTGGCTTTTACCAGCGACGTTCCTCCGCCGGAGACACCGGGAGTATCAGATCTCTCCGAGATGCCTTATTTGATTGCCACCATGTCGCCGATCAATGTGACCCGCAACGGGGCATTATCAGGAGGCGCAATTAAAGAAAATAAAGAATTTGACTGCGAATCCTCAGATGTGGAAGATTGCCCTCTTTCAGTGACGGCCCGCGGCGTTGTCTTCGGTGTAGCCCCGTATCCCTCTGTCACTACGGCTGAAGATACCGATGACGGCAGTGCCATAGCCAACGGTGACGGTGATGCGGCAACATCAGTCTTTCCGGCCTGGGTGGAGGAAAAATCAAATAATTATGGTAGTGTACGCAGGGGACAGACCTCCGACGGCAGCGGTACAGGTGAGTTCGGCAGTGATATAACCGGAATCACTCCCGACACCTTCTATTTCGTGCGCGCCTATGCCGTTCTCTCCAACGATATGATAGTTTATGGTCCTCAGAAGACATTCAAAACGGATGATGCCTGTTTTATCGCTACCGCTGCCTATGGCTCTCTGCTGGAATCTCAGGTATCGGTATTGCGTCAGTTCCGTGATCGATATCTGAAAACAAATGAGGCTGGCCGGAGCTTCGTGCGTATATACTACCACTGGTCACCCGAACTTGCTGATTTTATCAGTCAAAGTTCGCTTTTGAAATTTGCGGCGAGATTAGTCATGCTGCCATTGGTTGCGTTCAGCTACTTTATGGTGTATTTCTCCCTGCAGATGAAGATTATGCTTCTTCTTCTGCTGCTGGCCGGTGTCGCATATTTAACTCACCCAGCTGGCCGGAAAAGAAACCCAGGACAGATTATTTGCCTGCAAAAAAAGACAGAGAGCAATCTGTAA
- a CDS encoding general secretion pathway protein GspB produces the protein MSYILDALKKSEVKRAEKQAPFQLQSHPSPPAAVPKRTWSRLWILFWLIIIAFPLSYPLYTHFTMQYSRNVDTTIAETAGADLQEKEPEIPAADAAEVEQSGTIPELRPVNNKKYPGSAVESGDVFEPAPLGVSRASLPSLPSSEQFSSVPYLDELESPFRESVPEFKLAGHVYANDPALRLILINNRIVREKDVVAKDYILEEITPKGVIFRSGDIRFRMDGY, from the coding sequence ATGTCCTACATCCTGGATGCACTTAAAAAATCGGAGGTAAAACGGGCGGAGAAGCAGGCTCCTTTTCAGCTGCAGTCCCACCCCTCACCGCCTGCCGCGGTTCCGAAACGGACCTGGTCACGGCTCTGGATTCTTTTTTGGTTGATCATTATTGCCTTCCCGCTGAGCTACCCTCTGTATACTCACTTCACTATGCAATATAGCCGGAATGTCGATACGACCATTGCCGAAACAGCTGGAGCCGATCTTCAGGAGAAAGAACCGGAGATTCCGGCAGCAGATGCAGCTGAAGTCGAACAGAGCGGCACCATTCCAGAGCTTCGCCCGGTAAACAACAAGAAATATCCAGGATCTGCAGTCGAAAGTGGTGATGTTTTCGAGCCTGCTCCTCTGGGAGTTTCACGGGCCTCCCTGCCTTCACTCCCCTCATCGGAGCAGTTTTCCTCCGTTCCCTACCTGGATGAACTGGAGTCACCTTTTCGGGAGTCGGTACCCGAGTTTAAACTCGCCGGTCATGTCTATGCCAATGATCCGGCCCTGCGTCTGATTCTTATCAATAACAGGATCGTCAGGGAAAAAGACGTTGTTGCCAAAGATTATATCCTGGAAGAGATTACTCCAAAGGGAGTAATCTTTCGTTCGGGAGATATACGGTTCCGTATGGATGGCTATTAA
- a CDS encoding sigma-54-dependent transcriptional regulator has product MSRRPYPTHPILVVDDEEGILFSIDTTLQLAGINNVLTCSDSRQVMSIVQRRAPSVVLLDLNMPHVDGEAILDRIAVRYPEIPVIIITGRIDAETAVDCMKTGAFDYIVKPVDESRLLATVRKSLQFGELHQENLALNDKLREGTLKHPEAFAEMITSSPKMMLLFNYVESVAATSHPVLVSGETGTGKELMARAIHRLSGNPGEFVATNVAGLDDNVFSDTLFGHVRGAFTGAEAERSGLIERAADGTLFLDEIGDLSSGSQIKLLRLLQEREYMPLGQDATRKSSARIIASTHVDLWELQQKELFRQDLHYRLRTHRIVIPPLRERKEDVAALVEHFVHSASASLDKPEPRIPQELMVVLENYTFPGNIRELQAMVFDAVALSEGGSLPLRVFREHIAQARQAECRHHTRDSAEGIPLNFTDPLPTIKQATRMLVEEAMFRSGNNQTAAASMLGISQQALSKRLRQWKTRK; this is encoded by the coding sequence ATGAGCCGCAGACCATACCCGACACATCCGATTCTTGTTGTCGATGACGAGGAGGGCATCCTTTTCTCCATCGATACCACCCTGCAGCTGGCAGGCATCAACAATGTTCTTACCTGTTCGGACAGCCGGCAGGTCATGTCGATAGTCCAGCGCCGTGCTCCAAGCGTTGTTCTGCTTGATCTGAATATGCCGCATGTGGATGGTGAAGCCATTCTCGATCGAATAGCCGTTCGCTATCCGGAAATTCCGGTCATTATTATTACCGGCCGCATCGATGCGGAAACGGCGGTAGATTGCATGAAGACCGGAGCCTTTGATTATATCGTCAAGCCCGTGGATGAAAGCAGGCTGCTGGCAACGGTCAGAAAAAGTCTGCAGTTCGGGGAACTTCACCAGGAGAATCTGGCCTTAAACGATAAACTGCGCGAAGGTACTCTGAAGCATCCCGAGGCGTTTGCCGAAATGATAACCAGCTCTCCGAAAATGATGCTGCTGTTCAACTATGTGGAATCGGTAGCCGCCACCTCCCATCCCGTTCTGGTAAGTGGTGAGACAGGTACCGGCAAAGAGCTAATGGCCAGGGCCATACACCGGCTCAGCGGCAATCCCGGAGAATTTGTGGCCACCAATGTGGCCGGACTCGATGATAACGTCTTTTCGGATACGCTTTTCGGCCATGTCAGGGGAGCCTTCACCGGAGCTGAGGCCGAGCGTTCGGGCTTAATTGAAAGGGCCGCGGACGGCACCCTCTTTCTTGATGAAATAGGTGATCTGAGCTCGGGGTCTCAAATCAAACTTCTGCGCTTGCTTCAGGAAAGGGAATATATGCCGCTCGGCCAGGACGCCACCCGCAAGAGCAGTGCCCGTATTATTGCCTCGACCCATGTTGATCTCTGGGAGCTTCAGCAAAAGGAGCTTTTCCGGCAGGACCTCCATTATCGGCTGCGCACTCACCGTATTGTCATTCCTCCCCTGCGGGAGCGTAAAGAGGATGTTGCCGCTCTGGTGGAGCATTTTGTTCATAGTGCTTCAGCCTCTCTGGATAAGCCTGAGCCGCGTATTCCCCAGGAGCTTATGGTGGTGCTGGAAAACTATACGTTTCCCGGGAATATCCGTGAGCTGCAAGCCATGGTCTTCGATGCGGTTGCCTTAAGTGAAGGCGGCAGCCTCCCTCTCAGGGTCTTCCGGGAGCACATCGCCCAGGCACGGCAGGCTGAATGTCGGCATCACACAAGGGACAGCGCTGAAGGAATTCCCCTCAATTTCACCGACCCTCTGCCAACTATCAAGCAGGCAACACGGATGCTGGTCGAGGAGGCCATGTTTCGTTCGGGCAATAACCAGACTGCCGCGGCTTCGATGCTGGGAATCTCTCAGCAGGCGTTGAGCAAGAGACTGCGTCAGTGGAAAACAAGGAAATAG
- a CDS encoding acetate uptake transporter, translating to MADTQTPTGNPAVVGLAGFGLTTLILQFHNLGLCGLGPVIACGIIFGGMAQLIAGFQEFKAGNNFGYSAFVSYGSFWMALSVILMFNKYGIYTSSPTDIGYFLVVWTLYTIIMWVAAMRVHGAMASTFTLLVAGFILLDLAHFGYPAMTKVAAYVLILCALNAWYMMAHVIFMQVFGRDVLPVGKPWIQARTVSQTQSVRVRN from the coding sequence ATGGCAGATACACAGACACCAACAGGCAACCCCGCAGTAGTAGGACTGGCAGGTTTTGGTCTTACCACCCTCATTCTTCAGTTTCACAACCTCGGACTTTGCGGTTTGGGACCGGTCATTGCCTGCGGCATTATTTTCGGAGGAATGGCCCAGCTTATTGCAGGCTTTCAGGAATTCAAGGCCGGCAATAATTTCGGGTACAGCGCCTTTGTCTCCTACGGGTCCTTCTGGATGGCGCTGAGTGTCATCCTAATGTTCAATAAATATGGAATCTATACCTCCAGCCCTACTGATATCGGCTACTTTCTTGTGGTCTGGACCTTGTACACCATAATAATGTGGGTAGCCGCAATGAGGGTTCATGGTGCGATGGCCTCGACCTTTACCCTGCTGGTGGCCGGTTTCATCCTCCTTGATTTGGCCCATTTCGGATATCCGGCCATGACCAAGGTGGCGGCGTATGTTTTGATCCTCTGTGCCCTCAATGCCTGGTATATGATGGCGCATGTGATTTTCATGCAGGTTTTCGGACGGGATGTGCTTCCGGTGGGCAAGCCCTGGATTCAGGCAAGAACCGTATCGCAGACGCAGTCGGTGAGAGTTCGTAACTGA
- a CDS encoding ExeA family protein, producing the protein MLSFRGNQKKQFTDAIKHLPQPRRAMYTEYFGLQEKPFTISPDPRYLYMSEHHREALAHLLYGISSDGCLILLTGDVGTGKTTVCRSLLSLLPENTETAIIVNPKLSVQELLETICEELEIPFSKSSSSLKSYIDGINNHLLTSHTLGKTTVLIIDEAQNLDMDVLEQLRLLTNLETDTAKLLKIVLIGQTELQEKLKSPEVSQINQRITSRYHLAPLSKNDAIRFIKHRLIIAGGGRMQFFTDKALLQAYQLSNGIPRLINILCDRALLGAYVEEKDQVTERIMLKSGCEVLGEAPLPPEKRQWPVRIPYRAVIFSLVLLSLGTTAYLLLSERTNPFKQIIENISATRENSRDSLNMDSVRSNVIPTKAGQSESNDGSKPAAAQLEQVEKL; encoded by the coding sequence ATGCTGAGTTTCAGGGGTAATCAGAAAAAACAATTCACGGATGCGATAAAACATCTCCCTCAACCGCGCCGCGCTATGTATACGGAATATTTCGGATTACAAGAAAAGCCATTTACCATTTCACCTGATCCCCGTTATCTTTACATGAGCGAACATCACAGGGAGGCACTGGCGCATCTGCTCTACGGCATTTCCAGTGACGGTTGCCTGATTCTTCTCACCGGAGATGTGGGAACCGGTAAAACCACAGTTTGCAGGAGCCTTCTATCCCTTCTTCCTGAAAATACCGAAACGGCCATCATCGTTAATCCAAAGCTGAGCGTTCAGGAGCTTCTGGAAACTATCTGCGAGGAACTGGAGATACCTTTCAGTAAAAGCAGCAGCTCTCTCAAATCCTACATCGACGGCATCAACAATCACCTGCTCACCTCACATACCCTGGGCAAAACAACGGTGCTCATCATCGATGAAGCACAAAATCTCGACATGGATGTGTTGGAACAGCTCCGGCTGTTGACCAATCTGGAAACCGACACCGCCAAACTCTTAAAAATTGTGCTCATTGGCCAGACGGAGCTTCAGGAAAAGCTGAAAAGCCCCGAAGTTTCCCAGATTAACCAGAGGATTACCAGCAGATATCACCTGGCGCCCCTGAGCAAGAACGATGCCATTCGCTTTATCAAGCACAGGCTCATTATTGCCGGCGGCGGCAGAATGCAGTTCTTTACAGATAAAGCCCTGCTGCAGGCCTACCAGCTCAGTAATGGCATACCGCGACTGATCAATATACTCTGCGATCGCGCATTACTGGGAGCATACGTGGAAGAAAAGGACCAGGTGACTGAAAGGATCATGCTGAAGTCCGGCTGTGAGGTATTGGGAGAGGCACCATTACCGCCTGAAAAGCGTCAGTGGCCTGTACGTATTCCCTATAGAGCCGTAATCTTCAGCCTGGTCCTGCTTTCCTTGGGAACAACAGCCTATTTACTGCTCTCCGAAAGAACTAATCCATTCAAACAAATTATTGAAAATATATCCGCCACCCGAGAGAACAGCCGGGACTCTCTGAATATGGATTCCGTTAGGAGCAATGTGATTCCGACGAAGGCGGGGCAATCCGAGAGTAACGATGGATCCAAACCGGCCGCCGCCCAGCTGGAGCAGGTGGAAAAATTATAA
- the gspF gene encoding type II secretion system inner membrane protein GspF has translation MPVYEYKALDKNGKSRKGIVDADSSSTARKKLRSGGNYPIYIKESSAKAQKKAGGRAISLSLFDRITTKELHIFTRQLATLLGAKIPLVPSLSSLISQTTNPAFKKIIAQIKESVNEGNTLTNAISEHPKIFSNIYINMIRAGEASGSLDIVLERLADFGEKQEVLKGKLTAALIYPLVMALICVGVLIILITYIIPNITQVFVEMDKVLPLPTRILIGMSDFLKDYWFIVVFLMAALGISLKIFIQSKYGRPLWDYILLKIPVIGTVLQKIILARFSSTLSSLLESGVGLIASMEIVKTIMNNSQISQVVDDAIVQIREGKSMTVSLGNSPWFPPMFVQMVGVGEQAGTLEKMLKKVADAYEREVESAVVGMTSLIEPIMIVGMGGVVGAIILSILLPIFEMNQMIG, from the coding sequence ATGCCCGTATATGAATATAAAGCCCTTGATAAGAATGGAAAAAGCCGCAAAGGCATTGTCGATGCCGACAGTTCGAGCACTGCCAGAAAAAAATTGCGCTCCGGCGGCAACTATCCGATTTATATAAAAGAGAGTTCTGCAAAAGCACAAAAAAAAGCAGGCGGCAGGGCCATTTCCCTGAGCCTCTTTGATCGCATCACCACTAAGGAGCTGCACATTTTCACCCGCCAGCTGGCGACGCTGTTGGGAGCCAAAATTCCGTTGGTACCTTCTCTATCCTCCCTTATTTCCCAGACAACCAATCCGGCTTTCAAGAAAATAATTGCTCAGATTAAGGAATCGGTCAATGAGGGTAATACCCTGACCAATGCCATATCCGAACACCCGAAGATATTTTCCAATATTTATATAAATATGATTCGGGCAGGCGAAGCTTCGGGATCGTTGGATATCGTCTTGGAACGACTAGCTGATTTTGGCGAGAAACAGGAGGTACTTAAGGGAAAGCTGACCGCTGCGCTCATCTATCCACTGGTTATGGCTTTGATTTGTGTCGGTGTCCTGATTATACTTATCACCTATATTATACCGAATATAACCCAGGTCTTTGTCGAGATGGACAAGGTATTGCCTCTGCCTACCCGAATTCTGATCGGGATGAGCGATTTTCTCAAGGACTATTGGTTCATTGTTGTTTTTCTGATGGCCGCGCTTGGCATCTCCCTGAAGATTTTTATTCAAAGTAAATACGGTCGCCCTCTCTGGGATTATATACTCTTGAAGATTCCTGTTATCGGCACTGTCTTGCAGAAAATTATTCTGGCCCGGTTTTCCTCGACGTTGAGCAGCCTGCTGGAGAGCGGCGTCGGCCTGATAGCTTCAATGGAAATAGTTAAGACCATAATGAATAATTCGCAGATTTCCCAAGTTGTCGACGATGCCATTGTGCAAATCAGAGAAGGCAAGAGTATGACGGTCTCGCTCGGTAATTCCCCCTGGTTTCCGCCGATGTTTGTGCAGATGGTCGGAGTGGGTGAGCAGGCAGGCACCCTGGAAAAAATGTTGAAGAAGGTGGCGGATGCCTACGAGCGGGAGGTGGAATCTGCAGTTGTAGGCATGACATCACTGATAGAGCCGATCATGATAGTAGGTATGGGAGGGGTTGTCGGGGCTATTATTCTTTCCATTCTTCTGCCGATATTTGAAATGAATCAGATGATCGGCTAG
- a CDS encoding TetR/AcrR family transcriptional regulator, giving the protein MSKRAMDTHDVATQIKNKKLVEERRRQIVDGAVKLFIKYGYHKTTTRTLAKETGLSIGSLYEYVSTKEDVLYLVCIAIHEEVEHGLKKAMSRKLEGREALREIIRGHLLVCDRMSDHVLLMYQVTHFLPKKWQKKVLAAELQITNLFIDAMMLLKHEGKLALDDETISLIGHNISIIGHAWAFRRWYFTTVFTIEQYIEKQTAFIMGFLTEITPKKNFRNQSDSFL; this is encoded by the coding sequence ATGAGCAAAAGGGCAATGGATACGCATGATGTAGCCACTCAAATTAAAAATAAGAAACTGGTGGAGGAAAGGAGACGGCAGATTGTCGATGGGGCGGTAAAACTTTTCATCAAATACGGCTATCATAAGACAACCACAAGAACGCTAGCCAAGGAGACGGGGCTCTCCATTGGATCACTCTACGAATATGTCTCCACTAAAGAAGATGTGCTCTACCTGGTATGTATTGCCATCCATGAAGAAGTCGAGCATGGTCTCAAGAAGGCCATGTCCCGCAAGCTTGAAGGGCGGGAGGCTCTCAGGGAGATAATCCGCGGACATCTGCTCGTCTGCGACCGCATGAGCGATCATGTCCTGCTGATGTATCAGGTTACCCACTTCCTCCCCAAAAAATGGCAGAAAAAGGTTCTTGCCGCGGAACTACAGATCACCAATCTATTTATTGATGCGATGATGCTCCTGAAGCATGAGGGAAAATTGGCGCTGGACGATGAAACCATTAGCCTTATCGGCCATAATATTTCCATAATCGGTCATGCCTGGGCCTTCCGCCGGTGGTATTTCACCACGGTCTTTACCATAGAGCAGTATATAGAAAAACAAACCGCATTTATTATGGGTTTTTTGACGGAAATTACCCCCAAAAAGAACTTCCGCAACCAGAGCGACTCCTTTTTGTAG